GACGTACGGGCTGGTGGGGGAGTCGGGCTGCGGCAAGTCAACCCTCGGGAAGGCGATCCTCAACCTCGAGACACCGACCGCGGGCTCGGTCAGCTTCGACGGCGTGGACATCGCCTCGCTCAAGGGCGAGGAGCTGCGCACCCAGCGCAAGCGGTTCCAGATGGTGTTCCAGGACCCCATGTCGAGCCTGGACCCACGCCAGACGGTCGAGGCGCTGCTGCTCGAAGGCATGCGGGCGCACGGGCTGGACACGGACACGTCAGCGACCCAGGTTCGGCTGCGGGAGCTGATGTCGGCCGTGGGGCTGCCGCCGGCGGGGCTCAGGAAGTACCCCCACGAGTTCTCCGGCGGACAGCGCCAACGCATCGGCATCGCCCGGGCCCTGTCCGTGGGCCCCGAGCTCATCGTGGCCGACGAGCCGGTGAGCGCGCTCGACGTCTCGATCCAGGCACAGGTGATCAACCTGCTCCAGGACCTCCAGGAGGAGCTCGGGCTCACCTACCTCGTCGTCGCCCACGACCTCGCCGTCGTGCGCCACATCAGCGACCGGATCGGTGTCATGTACCTCGGCGGGCTGGTCGAGGAGTCCGAGGCCGGCGAGCTGTACGACGTCCCGCTCCACCCCTACACGCGCGCCCTCATGTCGGCCGTCCCCGTGCCTGACCCGGAGGTCGAGGACTCGCGCGAGCAGATCCTGCTCACCGGCGACCTGCCCTCTCCGGCGAACCCCCCGACCGGGTGCCGCTTCCACACCCGGTGCCCGTGGAAGCAGCCGACACGCTGCGACAGCGAGCGCCCGTTGCTGCGCGTCGTCGACGTCGCGGGCACGAGTGCCGGACACCGTGCCGCGTGCCACTGGGCCGAGGAGATCGCCCGCGGAGAACTCCAGCCGCACGAGGTGGCGGCCGAGCTGGTCGACCCCAGGTCCGCTGACGCGCGCCCCCGAGAGGCGGACTCGGCCTTCCTCGCACCCGACGGTCCGCCCGTGCCCTGACCCAGGACGTTCAGGGCAGCGACGTCGGGACGATCCCGTCCGCCTCGACATCGCAGGACGGATCCGGAGCGTCGCGCTGCGGCAGAGGCGGGACCGTGCCGCCCTTGGTCGGGCAGAACTGGTGGTAGGAGCACCAGTCGCACAACCGCGACGGGCTGGGCTGCCAGTCGCCGGTCTCGTGGGCCAGCTGGATCGCGGTCCAGAGCGCCTCGACCTTGCGCTCGGTGGCGCGCAGGTCGTCCTCGTCGGGCTCGTAGCGCAGGATCTCGCCGTTGCCGAGGTAGACCAGCTGGAGCACCGACGGCACCACGCCGCGCAGGCGCCAGATGACCAGGGCGTAGAACTTCATCTGGAACAGCGCCTTGGCCTCGAAGCCGACGGCCGGGCTCCGTCCGGACTTGTAGTCCGTGATCCGGATCCGGCCGTCGGGCGCGACGTCGACACGGTCGACGAACCCGCGCAGGAGCAGCCGGGAGTCGAGGAGTGCCTCGACGTAGAGCTCGCGCTCGGCCGGCTCGAGGCGCCGCGGGTCCTCGAGGTCGAAGTAGCGAGCCAGGACGGTGCGGCACGACGACAGCCACGCGGTCAGGTCGGGACCCTCGTCGCCGAACATCGCCGCCAGCGCCGGCTCCGCCTCCAGCAGCGCCTCCCACGTCGGCTCGAGCATGTCCGCGGCCGCCTCGGCGGTCCGACCGGCAGCCGGCAGGTCGAAGAGGTCCTCGAGCACCTTGTGGACCACGGTGCCCCGCACCGCGTCGGGCGAGGGCTCCTCCGGGAGTCGGTCGATGGTGCGGAACCGGTACATCAACGGGCAGGCCATGAAGTCGCCGGCCCGGCTGGGCGACAGCGCTCCGAGGACCTCGACGCCGTCCACGGGGGTGGAGACGCGCTCGGCGGGGGAGTCGGTGGCGGGGATCGTCATGGCGCGGCTCACCCTAGGCGAGGCGTACGACACCCCTCCCGTCGCGCGCAGCGCCGTGGGCGGCGTTGGCTAGGGTCGTGGTGTGCCCGAACCGACCGATCCGGCCCCGCCCCAGGGGTCCTCGCGCCCCGCGCCGCGCCCTCCGGGCACGTGGCGGATCGGGTCGATCGTCGGCATCGACGTGCTCATCACCAGCTCGTGGCTCATCGTCGCGCTGCTGATCTCGCTGACCTTCGCCCCGCGCATCGAGCAGGTGCAGCCCGGCCTGGGCTTCTGGAAGTACGTCGCCGGCTTCGTCTTCGCCGTCGTGCTCTACCTCTCCGTCCTGCTCCACGAGGCCTCCCACGCAGTCGTCGCGAAGCGGCTGGGCTACGGCGTCAACTCCATCACCCTGCACTTCCTCGGCGGCATGACCGAGATCGACGGGCAGTCGCGCCGGCCCCGCCACGAGTTCTGGATCGCCGTCGTGGGCCCGCTGACCTCCATCGGGGTCGGGATCGCCGCCGCGGCGCTGTGGTTCGTGGTCCCCGATGGCCTGGTGCGCGCCGCCGTCCAGGGCCTGGCCGGTGCCAACCTGATCATCGGCGTCCTCAACCTCGTGCCCGGTCTGCCGCTCGACGGCGGCCGGGTCCTCAAGGCGGCAGTCTGGGGCGCCTCGGGCAACCAGCACCGCGCCACGATCGTCGCGGGCTGGGGCGGCCGCCTCACCGCGCTGGCCCTGCTCGCCTGGCCGGTCGTGATGGAGCCGCTGACGGGTGAGTCGCCCACCATCCTCGACGTCGTCCTGGTCTTCATCCTGGGCCTGTTCCTCTGGACCGGCGCCACCGCCGCGATGGCGCACGCCCGGCTCCGCGAGCGACTGCCCGCCCTGGTCGCACGCCCGCTCGCCCGGCGTACGCTCACCGTCCCCGCCGACCTCCCGCTCGCCGAGGCCGTACGCCGTGCGCAGGACGCGCAGGCGGGCAGCATCGTCACCGTGGGCAGCGACGGGAGCCCGATGGGCATCGTGAGCGAGGCCGCGGTGACGGCCATGCCGGAGGACCGCCGGCCCTGGGTGCCGGTCTCGACCGTCGCCCGGGCCCTGGAGGACGGGCTCACGCTCCCCGCCACCGTCGCGGGCGAGGACCTGATCCTGGCGATCAGCAGGCGACCGGCCGAGGAGTACCTCCTCGTCGAGGAGGACGGTCACATCTACGGCGTGCTGTCGACCGCCGACGTCGACCGCGCCTTCCGCGAGAACGCCCGTCGCTGAGCCTGCCGCTCAGGTCAGGTGGACGACGTCGCCGGGTGGGTGGATCGGGCCCTCGCGCACTAGTCTGCGCGCCATGCCCGAGACCTCTCCCGACGTCCCTGCCGAGGCCTGGTCCGGCGTCCACCGCGGTCCCCTGCGCGAGGGGGAGTGGGTGCGGCTGACCGACCAGAAGGGGCGCAAGCACAACTTCGAGCTGGTCGCCGGCAAGCGCTTCTTCTCCAACAAGGGCCACCTCGACCACGACGAGATGATCGGGCGCGAGGAGGGCTTCACCCTCACCTCGTCGGCCGGTGGGCAGTACCTCGTCTTCCGTCCGCTCCTCAACGAGTTCGTCGTCTCCATGCCGCGCGGCGCGGCCGTGGTCTACCCCAAGGACGCCGCGCAGATCATCGCGCTGGCCGACATCTATCCCGGCGCGCGCGTGGTCGAGGCGGGCGCCGGATCGGGTGCCCTCACCTGCTCGCTCCTGCGCGCCGTCGGTCCGTGGGGCCGCGTGACGTCCTACGAGCTGCGCGAGGAGTTCGCCGACGTCGCCCGGCGCAACGTCAACCAGTTCTTCTCCGCCCCCGACGGCCGGACCCACCCGGCGTGGGACCTCCGCCTCGGTGACCTCAAGGAGGGCCTGCCCGGGCTCGGCGCCCAGGTCGACCGGATCATCCTCGACATGCTCGACCCGTGGAACTGCGTCGACGCGGTGGCCGACGCGCTCGTGCCGGGCGGCATCGTCTGCGCCTACGTCGCCACCACCACCCAGCTCTCGCGGGTGGTCGAGACCCTGCGCGTGCACGGCGGCTTCACCGAGCCGCAGCCGTGGGAGTCGCTGGTGCGCGACTGGCACGTCGAGGGGCTCGCGGTGCGACCGGGCCACAAGATGATCGGCCACACCGCCTTCCTGGTCACCGCTCGGCGGATGGCACCGGGAGAGCGGCCCCCGCGCAAGACCCGCCGGCCCGCGCCCGGGGCGTACGGCCCCGACTACACCGGGCCGCGCCCCGCCGACATCCCGCCGGTCGAGGTCGGCCGGGACATGGACACGGGCACCGACGCCGACAGCGAGGCATGAGCGGGGTCGAGGTCGTCGAGCACTCGCCCCGGTGGGCGGAGGACTTCGAGGAGGTCGCCGCCGTCCTGCGCGAGGCGCTGGCCGACGTCCGGTCCGCCGTCGTCGAGCACGTCGGGTCGACGTCGGTCCCGGGCCTGGCCGCCAAGCCGATCCTCGACGTCGACGTGATCGTGGACGCGACCGACGTGGATGCTGCCGTCGCCGCGCTGGAGTCCGTCGGACACGTCCACCGCGGTGACCTCGGCGTGCCCGGCCGCGAGGCGTTCCACGCCCCGGGACCGCCGCGCCGCAACGTCTACGTCTGCACCGCAGGCACCGCCAGCGTGCGCAACCACCTCGCGGTGCGCGACGTGCTGCGCTCGCGGGCCGACCTGCGCGAGGCGTACGCCGCCGCGAAGCTCGCGCTGGCCGAGGACCCGGACATGGACATCGACACCTACATCGCCGGCAAGTCGGCCGTGCTCCAGCAGGTGCTGGAGGCCTCGGGACGCTTCAGCGACGAGGAGCTCCTCGCCATCCGGCTGCTCAACGGGGGTTGAGCCACGGGTGGCCGGGCCCGCCCCGGCAAACCTGCGACCAACACGGCGAGACATTCACTTCCGTCCCATCGGTCAGTGGGTAGTGTCACTGGACAGGAGGTGCGAGATGTCCGAGCCCACCCGAGAGCAGCTGGCCACGCAGGTGCGCTACCTGGAGGCCGAGGTCATGGACCTGCGCCGTCGCGTCGAGGACGCACCGGGGCAGTCCCGAGGTCTCGAGAGCCGCCTGGCCGACGCCCAGCGATCCCTCGCGGCGGTGTCCAGCCAGAACGAGCGCCTCGCGCAGACGCTGCGCGACGCCCGCGACCAGATCACCACGCTGAAGGAGGAGGTCGACCGGCTCGCGCAGCCGCCGGCGGGCTTCGGCACCTTCCTCGGCCGCAACGACGACGACTCCGTCGACGTCTTCACCGGCGGCCGCAAGCTGCGCGTCAGCGTCAGCCCGGCGGTCGAGCTGGACGGTCTCGTGCGCGGCCAGGAGGTCATGCTCAACGAGGCGCTCAACGTCGTCGCGGCGCTCGACTTCGAGCAGGTCGGCGAGGTCGTGATGCTCAAGGAGATCCTCGCCGACGGCGAGCGCGCCCTGGTGATCGCCAACGCCGACGAGGAGCGGGTCGTCCGCCTCGCCGAGCCGCTGCGCGCCGAGGACGTCACCATCCGCGCCGGCGACTCGCTGCTGCTCGACACCCGCGCCGGCTACGTCTACGAGGTCGTGCCGAAGTCGGAGGTCGAGGAGCTGGTGCTGGAGGAGGTGCCCGACATCGACTACACGCAGATCGGCGGCCTCACCACCCAGATCGACGCCATCCGCGACGCCGTCGAGCTGCCCTACCTCCACCCCGAGCTCTTCAAGGACCACGAGCTGAAGCCGCCGAAGGGCGTGCTGCTCTACGGTCCGCCCGGGTGCGGAAAGACGCTGATCGCCAAGGCGGTGGCGAACTCCCTGGCCAAGAAGGTCGCCGAGCGCACCGGCGCGTCGGGCAAGTCCTACTTCCTCAACATCAAGGGTCCCGAGCTGCTCAACAAGTACGTCGGCGAGACCGAGCGCCACATCCGGCTGGTCTTCCAGCGGGCGCGGGAGAAGGCCTCCCTCGGCACGCCCGTCATCGTGTTCTTCGACGAGATGGACTCGCTCTTCCGCACCCGCGGCTCGGGCGTCTCCTCCGACGTCGAGAACACGATCGTCCCGCAGCTGCTGAGCGAGATCGACGGTGTCGAGGCCTTGGAGAACGTCCTGGTGATCGGTGCCTCCAACCGTGAGGACATGATCGACCCCGCGATCCTGCGGCCGGGCCGGCTCGACGTGAAGATCAAGATCGAGCGCCCGGACGCGGAGTCGGCGCGCGACATCTTCTCCAAGTACCTCACCCCGACGTTGCCGCTCCACGCCGACGACCTCGCGGAGTTCGGCCAGGACCGCACCGCGACCGTCAACGCGATGATCCGCGCGACGGTGGAGCGGATGTACACCGAGACCGACGAGAACCGCTTCCTGGAGGTCACCTACGCCAACGGCGACAAGGAGGTCCTCTACTTCAAGGACTTCAACTCCGGCGCGATGATCCAGAACATCGTCGACCGGGCCAAGAAGATGGCGATCAAGGACTTCCTCGACAGCGACCTCAACCTTGCCCAGCGGGGCCTGCGCGTCCAGCACATGCTCCAGGCGTGCGTGGACGAGTTCAAGGAGAACGAGGACCTGCCCAACACCACGAACCCGGACGACTGGGCGCGGATCTCGGGCAAGAAGGGCGAGCGCATCGTCTTCATCCGCACGCTCATCACCGGCAAGCAGGGCACCGAGCCGGGGCGGTCGATCGACACGGTCGCCAACACCGGCCAGTACCTGTGAGCCCTGGGTGAGCCGCGAGGACGACCTCGGCCGCGGCGACATCGAGGCCGCACTCGCCGCCCGCCGCGAGCTCGGCGCCCGCTATGACGCCGAGCTCGTCGACGGCTTCGCCGAGCGCATCGAGCGCGCGGTCGAGCGGCGGGTCTCCGACGAGGTCGCGCTGCGCCAGCGGCGTACGGCGGGTGCGGACGGCGGAAGGCTGCGGCAGTTCGTCCTCGGTGTCATCTCGCTCGGGGTCGGCGTGCCGGTCACCATCGTCCCGATGGTCGCCACCGACAACGGCCTCCCCGCCGTCGCGGTCGCCTGGCTGGGCATCGCCGCGGTCAACGCCGCGCACGCCTCCGCCATGAACGGCCGGCGCGACCGCGACTGACGGCAGCGCGACACGCCGCCCCGACACCCCTCGGGAGGGGGTGCCACGGGGCTCGCTGGCGCTAGGTTGGCCAGATGCGAACCATTCTGATCATCGTCGTCGTCGTCCTCATCGTCCTCTTCCTCGTCGGCTTCCTGCGTCGCGGTCGCTGACCCACCCGCCTCGGCCGAGCCCCGTTCGGGGCTCAACCGGCGACCAGCCGGTAGCCGTAGGTCCACGGCCGGGACACGCCCGGCCCGGGCAGGTACTGCTGCTCGACCTCCTCGACGTGCCATCCCGCGCCCTCCACGAGGGCCGGGATGTCGCGCGTCAGGTGGCACCCCCCGGCCACAGCCCGCTGCACCGGCTCCAGCCGGCGCTGCCAGCGGCGTACGGACTCGTCCGGCGCCAGCCCGTGCTCGAGCGCGTGGAGCCGGCCACCCTGGCGCACCACGCGACGCGCCTCCCGCAGGGCGAGCAGCGGGTCCGGGATCGTGCACAGGCTGAACGTGACGAGCGCGTGGTCGTGCGAGTCGTCCGCGAGGTCGAGGTGCTGCCCGTCGAGGCCGGCGCGCTCGATCC
This sequence is a window from Nocardioides sp. S5. Protein-coding genes within it:
- a CDS encoding oligopeptide/dipeptide ABC transporter ATP-binding protein; translated protein: MTGATRSDLHPGTRPDGRPEVLVDVRGLEVHFPIKRGVIFDRTVGHVRAVDGVDLRIHRGETYGLVGESGCGKSTLGKAILNLETPTAGSVSFDGVDIASLKGEELRTQRKRFQMVFQDPMSSLDPRQTVEALLLEGMRAHGLDTDTSATQVRLRELMSAVGLPPAGLRKYPHEFSGGQRQRIGIARALSVGPELIVADEPVSALDVSIQAQVINLLQDLQEELGLTYLVVAHDLAVVRHISDRIGVMYLGGLVEESEAGELYDVPLHPYTRALMSAVPVPDPEVEDSREQILLTGDLPSPANPPTGCRFHTRCPWKQPTRCDSERPLLRVVDVAGTSAGHRAACHWAEEIARGELQPHEVAAELVDPRSADARPREADSAFLAPDGPPVP
- a CDS encoding PD-(D/E)XK nuclease family protein, with the translated sequence MTIPATDSPAERVSTPVDGVEVLGALSPSRAGDFMACPLMYRFRTIDRLPEEPSPDAVRGTVVHKVLEDLFDLPAAGRTAEAAADMLEPTWEALLEAEPALAAMFGDEGPDLTAWLSSCRTVLARYFDLEDPRRLEPAERELYVEALLDSRLLLRGFVDRVDVAPDGRIRITDYKSGRSPAVGFEAKALFQMKFYALVIWRLRGVVPSVLQLVYLGNGEILRYEPDEDDLRATERKVEALWTAIQLAHETGDWQPSPSRLCDWCSYHQFCPTKGGTVPPLPQRDAPDPSCDVEADGIVPTSLP
- a CDS encoding site-2 protease family protein is translated as MPEPTDPAPPQGSSRPAPRPPGTWRIGSIVGIDVLITSSWLIVALLISLTFAPRIEQVQPGLGFWKYVAGFVFAVVLYLSVLLHEASHAVVAKRLGYGVNSITLHFLGGMTEIDGQSRRPRHEFWIAVVGPLTSIGVGIAAAALWFVVPDGLVRAAVQGLAGANLIIGVLNLVPGLPLDGGRVLKAAVWGASGNQHRATIVAGWGGRLTALALLAWPVVMEPLTGESPTILDVVLVFILGLFLWTGATAAMAHARLRERLPALVARPLARRTLTVPADLPLAEAVRRAQDAQAGSIVTVGSDGSPMGIVSEAAVTAMPEDRRPWVPVSTVARALEDGLTLPATVAGEDLILAISRRPAEEYLLVEEDGHIYGVLSTADVDRAFRENARR
- a CDS encoding tRNA (adenine-N1)-methyltransferase, with the translated sequence MPETSPDVPAEAWSGVHRGPLREGEWVRLTDQKGRKHNFELVAGKRFFSNKGHLDHDEMIGREEGFTLTSSAGGQYLVFRPLLNEFVVSMPRGAAVVYPKDAAQIIALADIYPGARVVEAGAGSGALTCSLLRAVGPWGRVTSYELREEFADVARRNVNQFFSAPDGRTHPAWDLRLGDLKEGLPGLGAQVDRIILDMLDPWNCVDAVADALVPGGIVCAYVATTTQLSRVVETLRVHGGFTEPQPWESLVRDWHVEGLAVRPGHKMIGHTAFLVTARRMAPGERPPRKTRRPAPGAYGPDYTGPRPADIPPVEVGRDMDTGTDADSEA
- a CDS encoding GrpB family protein: MSGVEVVEHSPRWAEDFEEVAAVLREALADVRSAVVEHVGSTSVPGLAAKPILDVDVIVDATDVDAAVAALESVGHVHRGDLGVPGREAFHAPGPPRRNVYVCTAGTASVRNHLAVRDVLRSRADLREAYAAAKLALAEDPDMDIDTYIAGKSAVLQQVLEASGRFSDEELLAIRLLNGG
- the arc gene encoding proteasome ATPase codes for the protein MSEPTREQLATQVRYLEAEVMDLRRRVEDAPGQSRGLESRLADAQRSLAAVSSQNERLAQTLRDARDQITTLKEEVDRLAQPPAGFGTFLGRNDDDSVDVFTGGRKLRVSVSPAVELDGLVRGQEVMLNEALNVVAALDFEQVGEVVMLKEILADGERALVIANADEERVVRLAEPLRAEDVTIRAGDSLLLDTRAGYVYEVVPKSEVEELVLEEVPDIDYTQIGGLTTQIDAIRDAVELPYLHPELFKDHELKPPKGVLLYGPPGCGKTLIAKAVANSLAKKVAERTGASGKSYFLNIKGPELLNKYVGETERHIRLVFQRAREKASLGTPVIVFFDEMDSLFRTRGSGVSSDVENTIVPQLLSEIDGVEALENVLVIGASNREDMIDPAILRPGRLDVKIKIERPDAESARDIFSKYLTPTLPLHADDLAEFGQDRTATVNAMIRATVERMYTETDENRFLEVTYANGDKEVLYFKDFNSGAMIQNIVDRAKKMAIKDFLDSDLNLAQRGLRVQHMLQACVDEFKENEDLPNTTNPDDWARISGKKGERIVFIRTLITGKQGTEPGRSIDTVANTGQYL
- a CDS encoding class I SAM-dependent methyltransferase codes for the protein MSLRVWDERVVPRLTDWSLRGHEVGELREVACAGLSGRVLEIGFGSGLNIRWYPPGVTSVTAVEPSDVGWEISARRRDRTDARIERAGLDGQHLDLADDSHDHALVTFSLCTIPDPLLALREARRVVRQGGRLHALEHGLAPDESVRRWQRRLEPVQRAVAGGCHLTRDIPALVEGAGWHVEEVEQQYLPGPGVSRPWTYGYRLVAG